The following DNA comes from Candidatus Methylacidiphilum fumarolicum.
TCTCTTAAAATAACTTCTGGTCCTGCTCTTGATAAGGCGGCCAATTTAGCAGGCATATTAACCACATTGGAATCTTTTGATTTTCTTTTTATCGATGAAATCCATCGACTTAGTCGTCCTGTAGAAGAGTATCTTTACCCAGCGATGGAAGATTTCCGAATGGATATTTTGATCGATCAAGGACCTAATGCTAGAAGCATTAGGCTCAATCTCCCAAAATTTACCTTAGTTGGTGCGACCACCCGTGTAGGTCTTCTGACTGAACCTTTGAGAAGTCGGTTTGGTTTGATCAATCGTTTGGAATATTACAAGCTTGAAGAGCTTGTTAAAATTGTTCAACGTTCCTCACGGATATTGGAAATGGAAATGAATGAACCGGCCGCAAAGGAGGTAGCCAAACGCTGTCGAGGAACGCCAAGAACGGCTAATCACCTTTTGAAATGGATTCGCGATTATTCCTATGCCAAAGGGCATCAAAAAATATCTCTGGATGTCGTTAATAATGCCTTAGCAATGATAGAAATCGATGAAGATGGATTGGATGAAATGGACAAGAAGATATTGGAAACCATTGTTTATAAATTCGAAGGTGGACCTGTGGGACTACAATCCTTAGCTGTTGCTGTTGGTGAGGATCCTGGAACCTTAGAAGAAGTCCATGAACCCTATCTCATCATGGAAGGCTATATAAAAAGGACTCCACAGGGAAGAGTGGTGACAACTCGGGCATACGAAAAGCTAAAAGTAGCTCCACCTTCCGCTCAAGTCGAGTTATTTTAATTTTTTCTTTTTGACTTATTGGGATAACTTGTGTTCCATTAGACTTTAAATCTGTTTAATATCTTTGAGGAGCGTTGATAAGCTTTTTTCAACAATAATGAAAAGCTTTAGAGAAGAAATATGGTTCAATATTCCCTCGCGTCGAGCATTTGTTCTGCTGACTCCAAAACTTGAAGAATGCGTGAAAAAAAGTGGTATTCAAGAAGGTCTGTTGCTTTGTAATGCTATGCACATTACTGCCAGTGTATTTATAAACGATAATGAAGCAGGACTACACGAAGATTTTGAGAGGTGGCTGGAAAGACTAGCTCCAGAAAAGCCCTATTCTCAATACAAGCATAACGTTGGGGAAGACAATGCCGATGCGCATCTAAAAAGGACAATTATGGGCAGAGAAGTTGTCATTGCAGTCACAGGCGGGAAGCTAGATCTGGGTCCTTGGGAGCAGGTTTTTTATGGAGAGTTTGACGGGAAGAGAAGAAAACGGGTTTTAGTAAAGATTATTGGAGAATGATTGTAGGCTATGAGTGAAAAACCTTTTCTAATGAGATCTCTCTCTGTCTTTGCTCTTTTACTCATTACTGGATGCGCCAATTCTCTTCCTCCAGAGTTAACATGGGAAAAGGTGCTCTATGCCATTAGAGAAAAGTTTCCGGATGTAGCTTCTGTTTCAACAGAAAAACTCGAACGATGGATTACCGTTGGGGGAGATTACGCACCAGTGCTTTTGGATGT
Coding sequences within:
- a CDS encoding secondary thiamine-phosphate synthase enzyme YjbQ, coding for MKSFREEIWFNIPSRRAFVLLTPKLEECVKKSGIQEGLLLCNAMHITASVFINDNEAGLHEDFERWLERLAPEKPYSQYKHNVGEDNADAHLKRTIMGREVVIAVTGGKLDLGPWEQVFYGEFDGKRRKRVLVKIIGE
- the ruvB gene encoding Holliday junction branch migration DNA helicase RuvB; this encodes MNPKIKDVLAQPTDSLFEENLRPQKLGDFLGQEKIKERLYILVQAAKIKKEPLPHLLFSGPPGLGKTTLAHILSKEMNASLKITSGPALDKAANLAGILTTLESFDFLFIDEIHRLSRPVEEYLYPAMEDFRMDILIDQGPNARSIRLNLPKFTLVGATTRVGLLTEPLRSRFGLINRLEYYKLEELVKIVQRSSRILEMEMNEPAAKEVAKRCRGTPRTANHLLKWIRDYSYAKGHQKISLDVVNNALAMIEIDEDGLDEMDKKILETIVYKFEGGPVGLQSLAVAVGEDPGTLEEVHEPYLIMEGYIKRTPQGRVVTTRAYEKLKVAPPSAQVELF